The proteins below are encoded in one region of Amycolatopsis acidiphila:
- a CDS encoding glycosyltransferase family 39 protein encodes MDHTQEARPATPTGLAGFAAGPVALVVVLQTAVLTALSGRYGFHRDELYFLVAGEHPAWGYADQPPLTPLLAKAAVTIFGETPVGLRVAATLTGVLTVVVVALIARELGAGRGAQAFAAVAAALSTATLVVAHMLSTTSVDMLVWTVVALFAVKLLRTRDPRWWPALGAAVGVGSLNKWLVFLLVSALAIALLVAGPRAILRSAWLVAGLVLGLAIAAPAVVWQARNGFPMLTVAGGISEDDGTENRILFVPMQVVYLSPILVPVWIAGIVRLWRDPRYRAIALSYPVLCVELLALGGKPYYAVPMLLVLVAAGAQPSLRWLARGAARRAVLGAPALACVVISVVVALPVLPVTALSPVLGMNAEQGEQVGWSQFVATVSQVWHRIPDEDRDRAVIVTSNYGEAGAIDEYGGGHGLPAPYSGHMSFGDWGPPPDAMTAPVVLVGDAARAGFTGCQIDATQENPIDNDEQGTRIALCTGTTAPWSALWSGLRHYY; translated from the coding sequence ATGGATCACACGCAGGAAGCCCGCCCGGCCACGCCGACCGGGCTCGCCGGCTTCGCGGCCGGGCCGGTCGCCCTCGTCGTCGTACTGCAGACCGCGGTGCTGACGGCCCTGTCCGGCCGCTACGGCTTCCATCGCGACGAGCTGTACTTCCTCGTCGCGGGCGAGCATCCCGCCTGGGGCTACGCCGACCAGCCGCCGCTGACCCCGCTGCTGGCGAAAGCGGCGGTGACGATCTTCGGTGAGACACCGGTCGGTCTGCGTGTCGCGGCGACGCTCACCGGCGTGCTGACCGTCGTGGTCGTCGCCCTCATCGCACGCGAGCTCGGCGCCGGCCGCGGCGCGCAGGCCTTCGCCGCGGTGGCCGCGGCGTTGTCCACGGCGACGCTCGTGGTGGCGCACATGCTGTCCACGACGAGCGTCGACATGCTCGTGTGGACGGTCGTCGCGCTGTTCGCCGTGAAGCTGCTGCGCACCCGGGACCCGCGGTGGTGGCCGGCGCTCGGCGCGGCGGTCGGCGTCGGCAGCCTCAACAAGTGGCTCGTGTTCCTCCTCGTCTCCGCGCTCGCCATCGCGCTGCTCGTCGCCGGGCCACGCGCGATCCTGCGCAGCGCCTGGCTCGTGGCCGGGCTCGTCCTCGGGCTCGCGATCGCCGCGCCCGCGGTCGTCTGGCAGGCGCGCAACGGCTTTCCGATGCTCACCGTCGCCGGCGGCATCAGCGAGGACGACGGCACGGAGAACCGCATCCTGTTCGTGCCCATGCAGGTGGTCTACCTCTCGCCGATCCTGGTGCCCGTGTGGATCGCCGGGATCGTGCGCCTCTGGCGCGACCCCCGCTACCGCGCCATCGCGCTGAGCTATCCCGTGCTGTGCGTCGAACTCCTGGCGCTGGGCGGAAAGCCGTACTACGCCGTGCCGATGCTGTTGGTGCTCGTCGCGGCCGGCGCGCAACCCTCGCTGCGGTGGCTGGCCAGGGGTGCCGCCCGGCGCGCGGTCCTGGGCGCGCCGGCGCTGGCGTGCGTGGTGATCTCCGTCGTGGTCGCGCTGCCCGTGCTCCCGGTGACGGCGCTGAGCCCCGTGCTGGGCATGAACGCCGAACAGGGGGAGCAGGTCGGCTGGTCGCAGTTCGTCGCGACGGTTTCCCAGGTGTGGCACCGCATTCCGGACGAGGACCGAGACCGGGCGGTGATCGTCACCAGCAACTACGGGGAAGCGGGCGCGATCGACGAGTACGGCGGCGGCCACGGCCTGCCCGCCCCCTACTCCGGGCACATGTCCTTCGGTGACTGGGGCCCGCCGCCCGACGCGATGACCGCGCCCGTCGTGCTGGTCGGCGACGCCGCGCGCGCCGGGTTCACCGGCTGCCAGATCGACGCCACGCAGGAGAACCCGATCGACAACGACGAGCAGGGCACCCGGATCGCCCTGTGCACCGGCACCACCGCGCCGTGGTCGGCGCTATGGTCGGGCCTGCGGCACTACTACTGA
- a CDS encoding nitroreductase/quinone reductase family protein, whose protein sequence is MTDQAQSYRRKVNSINKVITGLQRLGLAFGPTQLLAVRGRRSGQLRTFPVAVLPLTGGEYVVQAFPKAAWVANVRGAETVTLTRGRRSRTVRMVELPVDERGPLLHELVRTSPASVGRRYVTTGLAQSSTPDGVAAAAGRIAVFRVDPV, encoded by the coding sequence ATGACAGATCAGGCACAGAGCTACCGGCGCAAGGTCAACTCCATCAACAAGGTGATCACCGGGCTGCAGCGCCTCGGTCTCGCGTTCGGCCCGACGCAGCTGCTGGCCGTGCGGGGGCGGCGCAGCGGGCAGCTGCGCACGTTCCCCGTCGCGGTGCTGCCGCTGACCGGCGGGGAGTACGTCGTGCAGGCGTTCCCGAAGGCGGCGTGGGTCGCGAACGTGCGCGGGGCCGAGACGGTCACCCTGACGCGGGGGCGGCGTTCGCGCACGGTGCGGATGGTCGAGCTCCCGGTCGACGAGCGCGGCCCGCTGCTGCACGAGCTCGTCCGGACGAGCCCGGCCAGCGTCGGACGGCGTTACGTGACAACAGGTCTGGCGCAATCGTCCACTCCGGACGGGGTGGCCGCGGCCGCCGGGCGGATCGCGGTGTTCCGCGTCGACCCGGTCTAG
- a CDS encoding SDR family oxidoreductase, which translates to MDLGLRDRVFLVTGGSAGLGLATAEVLVAEGARVVLSGRDRSRLDGAAEALGGENAEGVCADNADAGAAELLVNTALSRFGRLDGLLVSVGGPPPGTVLAAPDEDWRTSFESVFLGTVRLARAAAAKLGEGGSIAFVLSTSVYEPIPELGISNGLRPGLAMVAKSLSAELGPAGIRVNGLLPGITATARMRDVAAPDTTSIPLRRVAQPAEFGRVAAFVLSPAASYLTGAMIPVDGGRTRAL; encoded by the coding sequence ATGGATTTGGGTCTGCGCGACCGGGTTTTCCTGGTGACCGGGGGAAGTGCCGGTCTCGGGCTGGCCACCGCCGAGGTGCTGGTGGCCGAGGGCGCGCGTGTCGTGCTGAGCGGGCGTGACCGGTCCCGGCTCGACGGGGCGGCCGAAGCGCTCGGCGGCGAGAACGCCGAGGGCGTCTGCGCCGACAACGCCGACGCGGGTGCGGCGGAGCTGCTGGTGAACACGGCGCTGAGCCGGTTCGGCCGGCTGGACGGGCTGCTGGTGAGCGTCGGGGGGCCACCGCCGGGCACCGTGCTCGCCGCGCCCGACGAGGACTGGCGGACCTCGTTCGAGTCGGTCTTCCTCGGTACTGTCCGGCTCGCCCGCGCGGCCGCCGCGAAGCTGGGCGAGGGCGGCTCGATCGCGTTCGTGCTGTCGACCTCGGTGTACGAGCCGATCCCGGAGCTCGGGATCTCCAACGGGTTGCGCCCGGGACTGGCGATGGTCGCGAAGTCGCTCTCGGCCGAGCTGGGGCCGGCCGGTATCCGGGTCAACGGCCTGCTGCCCGGGATCACCGCGACCGCCCGGATGCGCGACGTCGCCGCGCCGGACACCACGAGCATCCCCCTCCGGCGGGTCGCGCAGCCGGCGGAGTTCGGCCGCGTCGCCGCCTTCGTGCTCTCCCCGGCCGCGTCCTACCTGACCGGCGCGATGATCCCGGTCGACGGCGGTCGCACCCGCGCACTGTAG
- a CDS encoding SDR family oxidoreductase, whose translation MAVVVGATGGIGRAVAASLDGEGYAVWLAGRDEAALKSMAAGLADAACWTLDLSDGDTEVPLELPDVDVLVHCAGVFEFGGIEQMPESRWRQVFSVNLFGVVGTTRALLPRLRAAHGHVVVVNSTVVRRSAAGRSAYAASKEALRVFAEALHQEELDHGIRVTTIYPGRVATGMQRTVRRYEGGPFEPRRYLTAETVAGAVLVVLSAPPDAHLTEFVLKPAPRR comes from the coding sequence GTGGCTGTGGTGGTCGGCGCGACCGGGGGGATCGGCCGGGCGGTCGCGGCGAGCCTGGACGGCGAAGGCTACGCCGTATGGCTCGCGGGGCGGGACGAAGCGGCGCTCAAGTCGATGGCGGCCGGGCTGGCGGACGCGGCCTGCTGGACCCTCGACCTCTCCGACGGCGACACCGAGGTCCCACTCGAGCTCCCCGACGTCGACGTGCTCGTGCACTGCGCCGGGGTGTTCGAGTTCGGCGGGATCGAGCAGATGCCGGAAAGCCGGTGGCGCCAGGTGTTCTCGGTGAACCTGTTCGGCGTGGTGGGCACGACCCGGGCGCTGCTGCCGCGGCTCCGGGCCGCACACGGGCACGTGGTCGTGGTGAACTCGACCGTCGTACGGCGCTCGGCGGCGGGCCGTTCCGCCTACGCGGCGAGCAAGGAGGCGCTGCGTGTGTTCGCCGAGGCACTGCACCAGGAGGAGCTCGACCACGGGATCCGGGTGACGACCATCTACCCCGGCCGGGTGGCGACCGGGATGCAGCGCACCGTCCGCCGCTACGAAGGCGGACCGTTCGAACCGCGGCGCTACCTCACGGCGGAGACGGTGGCGGGCGCGGTGCTCGTGGTGCTGTCCGCGCCGCCGGACGCCCATCTCACGGAGTTCGTGCTGAAACCGGCCCCGCGCCGGTGA
- a CDS encoding NUDIX hydrolase, translating to MTVAELLAGYRPRTATEAADVARVRTLAGSAADPWRRVHPLHVTASAFVVHPGTGRVLLRWHPRQRGWLQVGGHGDPGEREPIAVALREGREETGLADLVPWPDASLLQVVVVPVAAKGDEPAHEHADLRFVLATGEPDAVRPERPDAPLRWLTVAEARAGATEDNVREALSRLAELITGAGPVSARTP from the coding sequence GTGACCGTCGCCGAGCTGCTCGCCGGATACCGGCCCAGGACCGCCACCGAAGCCGCCGATGTCGCCAGGGTGCGCACGCTGGCCGGCTCGGCGGCCGACCCCTGGCGGCGGGTACACCCCTTGCACGTCACCGCCTCCGCGTTCGTGGTGCATCCCGGCACCGGTCGCGTGCTGCTGCGGTGGCATCCACGTCAGCGCGGCTGGCTCCAGGTCGGCGGGCACGGCGACCCGGGGGAGCGCGAGCCGATCGCCGTGGCGTTGCGCGAGGGCCGGGAGGAGACCGGACTCGCCGACCTGGTTCCCTGGCCGGACGCGTCGCTGCTGCAGGTGGTCGTGGTCCCGGTGGCCGCCAAGGGCGATGAACCGGCACACGAGCACGCGGACCTGCGCTTCGTGCTCGCGACCGGCGAGCCGGACGCGGTCCGCCCCGAGCGGCCCGACGCACCGCTGCGCTGGCTCACTGTGGCCGAAGCGCGTGCCGGGGCCACCGAGGACAACGTCCGGGAAGCGCTTTCACGGCTGGCGGAGCTGATCACCGGCGCGGGGCCGGTTTCAGCACGAACTCCGTGA
- a CDS encoding polysaccharide deacetylase family protein, with protein MSGLEVEMRYRVLRPPYCYRWAVLLSALVVAVTATVSMFHSAEGAPSPAPVAAAQAMAEAPAAAPEPAGLVRHTARTGKFVALTFDDGPDPVYTPQILDALSRAGAVATFCMIGANVTRHPELVRAVLAHGMRLCDHTVSHDEDLDKRTEQRVTAEIAGCWSDLQVAADADVPVSYFRAPGGSWSDVMREVTAREGMKPLSWSVDSRDWTLPGTAQIVTTVQQTVQPGAVVLLHDGGGKRAQTVEALGVLLPWLVAQGYQFDVPG; from the coding sequence GTGTCCGGGCTGGAGGTGGAGATGCGCTACCGGGTGCTGCGCCCGCCGTACTGCTACCGGTGGGCGGTGCTGCTCAGCGCACTCGTCGTGGCCGTCACGGCGACGGTCTCGATGTTCCACTCCGCCGAGGGCGCCCCGAGCCCGGCACCGGTCGCCGCGGCGCAGGCCATGGCCGAGGCCCCCGCCGCCGCACCCGAGCCGGCCGGTCTGGTGCGCCACACCGCCCGCACCGGCAAGTTCGTCGCGCTCACCTTCGACGACGGCCCCGATCCCGTCTACACCCCGCAGATCCTCGACGCGCTCTCACGCGCCGGGGCGGTGGCGACCTTCTGCATGATCGGCGCCAACGTGACCCGTCATCCCGAGCTGGTGCGTGCCGTGCTCGCCCACGGCATGCGGCTGTGCGACCACACCGTCAGCCACGACGAGGACCTGGACAAGCGCACCGAGCAGCGGGTCACCGCGGAGATCGCGGGCTGCTGGTCCGACCTGCAGGTCGCGGCCGACGCCGACGTGCCGGTGTCCTACTTCCGCGCGCCCGGCGGGTCCTGGTCGGACGTGATGCGCGAGGTCACCGCGCGGGAGGGGATGAAGCCGCTGTCCTGGAGCGTGGACTCGCGCGACTGGACGCTGCCCGGCACCGCGCAGATCGTGACCACGGTGCAGCAGACCGTCCAGCCCGGTGCGGTCGTCCTGCTGCACGACGGTGGCGGCAAGCGGGCGCAGACCGTCGAGGCGCTCGGCGTGCTGCTGCCCTGGCTCGTGGCGCAGGGATACCAGTTCGACGTTCCCGGCTAG
- a CDS encoding MmcQ/YjbR family DNA-binding protein produces the protein MKPAELKRVCLGLPGAREEFPFDEASSVFKVAGKMFALCPLRSAPLRVSLKCEPDVAVQLRLQYPVITAGYHLNKRHWNTVVVDGSVPDRLVREMIEDSYDLVVAGLPRREQEKLKWAALARE, from the coding sequence ATGAAGCCCGCGGAGCTGAAGCGCGTCTGCCTGGGCCTGCCCGGCGCGCGGGAGGAGTTCCCCTTCGACGAGGCCAGCAGCGTGTTCAAGGTCGCGGGCAAGATGTTCGCGTTGTGCCCGCTGCGCAGCGCGCCGCTGCGGGTGAGCCTCAAGTGCGAGCCGGACGTCGCGGTGCAGCTGCGCCTGCAGTACCCGGTGATCACCGCCGGTTACCACCTGAACAAGCGGCACTGGAACACCGTCGTCGTGGACGGCTCGGTGCCCGACCGGCTCGTGCGCGAGATGATCGAGGACTCCTACGACCTCGTGGTCGCCGGGCTTCCCCGCCGCGAACAGGAAAAGCTGAAGTGGGCCGCGCTCGCCCGTGAATGA
- a CDS encoding carbohydrate-binding protein, whose product MHRRRIASLLATAAVVAGTALTLVSHAGASAAVGTTALSSNWYASAPYLMPQSNNPPDPVAVMAATGQKAFQLAFILAPNGGGCTPTWDGTSAVSSDTAVAGVIGRIRSAGGDVSVSVGGYGGTKLGQTCATPAASAAAYQQVIDKYGLHAIDFDLEEPEYENDAAIGNELGAAQILQRANSGLFVSVTMPGTAAGTGWFGTQLLDKAKALGFTPDNFSIMPFDGGFNGAASQTSALEAFHSLLMSHLGWDSATAYAHEGFSGMNGKSDAAEYFYQADFQTVLDYATSHRLGRFTYWSVNRDRACTTTTDNGVCSNVPQSDWDFTKFTAKFAGATPPVSTTTTAPATTTTTTTGGGGSCAVAAWNATTAYNGGATVSYNGHKWTAKWWTYGDTPGGPAGVWADNGGC is encoded by the coding sequence GTGCACCGTCGGAGAATCGCCTCCCTACTCGCCACCGCCGCGGTCGTCGCCGGTACCGCGCTCACGCTCGTCTCGCACGCCGGGGCCTCGGCCGCCGTCGGCACGACCGCGCTGAGCAGCAACTGGTACGCCTCGGCGCCCTATCTCATGCCCCAGAGCAACAACCCGCCCGACCCGGTCGCCGTGATGGCCGCGACCGGGCAGAAGGCCTTCCAGCTGGCGTTCATCCTCGCCCCGAACGGCGGTGGCTGCACGCCCACCTGGGACGGCACCTCCGCGGTCTCGTCGGACACCGCGGTCGCCGGCGTCATCGGCAGGATCCGTTCGGCCGGCGGCGACGTCTCGGTTTCGGTCGGCGGCTACGGCGGCACCAAGCTCGGCCAGACCTGCGCCACCCCGGCCGCCTCCGCCGCGGCCTACCAGCAGGTGATCGACAAGTACGGGCTGCACGCCATCGACTTCGACCTCGAAGAGCCCGAGTACGAGAACGACGCCGCGATCGGCAACGAGCTGGGCGCGGCACAGATCCTGCAGCGCGCCAACTCCGGGCTGTTCGTCTCGGTCACCATGCCGGGCACCGCCGCCGGCACCGGCTGGTTCGGCACCCAGCTGCTCGACAAGGCCAAGGCCCTCGGCTTCACCCCGGACAACTTCTCGATCATGCCCTTCGACGGCGGGTTCAACGGCGCCGCGAGCCAGACCTCGGCACTGGAGGCCTTCCACTCGCTGCTGATGAGTCACCTCGGCTGGGACAGCGCCACCGCCTACGCGCACGAGGGGTTCTCCGGCATGAACGGCAAGAGCGACGCCGCGGAGTACTTCTACCAGGCGGACTTCCAGACCGTCCTGGACTACGCGACGAGCCACCGCCTCGGCCGGTTCACGTACTGGTCGGTCAACCGGGACCGGGCCTGCACCACGACCACGGACAACGGCGTGTGCAGCAACGTGCCGCAGAGTGACTGGGACTTCACGAAGTTCACCGCGAAGTTCGCCGGGGCGACCCCGCCGGTCTCCACGACGACGACCGCCCCGGCCACCACGACGACGACCACGACCGGCGGCGGGGGCAGCTGCGCCGTCGCGGCCTGGAACGCCACCACGGCGTACAACGGCGGCGCGACTGTTTCCTACAACGGACACAAGTGGACCGCGAAGTGGTGGACCTACGGCGACACCCCGGGCGGCCCGGCGGGTGTCTGGGCCGACAACGGCGGCTGCTGA
- a CDS encoding PspC domain-containing protein — MTNTKTLTRSRSDRVIAGVCAGLAERMGWRPGTVRLLFVLSCLLPGPQFLIYLVLWAIMPRGER, encoded by the coding sequence ATGACGAACACGAAGACGTTGACCAGGTCGCGGTCGGACCGCGTGATCGCCGGTGTCTGCGCCGGCCTCGCCGAGCGGATGGGCTGGCGCCCCGGCACCGTGCGACTGCTGTTCGTGCTGTCCTGCCTGCTGCCGGGCCCCCAGTTCCTGATCTACCTCGTGCTCTGGGCGATCATGCCGCGGGGCGAGCGCTGA
- a CDS encoding DNA-3-methyladenine glycosylase I, with protein MTRCAWALGSELMTTYHDTEWGHPSHDDRYLFELLLLEGAQAGLSWSTVLNKRENYRSALDGFDFARIARYDQAKLDRLLLDPGIVRNRLKISSTVKNARAFLAVREEFGTFDAYLWQWVDGTPVVHRRGPAVPPPASTELSDRISKDLKRRGFTFVGTTIVYAYLQAVGVVDDHVTGCTAIR; from the coding sequence GTGACCCGCTGTGCCTGGGCCCTCGGCTCGGAGCTGATGACCACCTACCACGACACCGAGTGGGGCCATCCGTCCCACGACGACCGGTACCTGTTCGAGCTGCTGCTGCTCGAAGGCGCGCAGGCCGGGCTGTCGTGGTCGACAGTGCTGAACAAGCGGGAGAACTACCGCAGCGCGCTCGACGGGTTCGACTTCGCCCGGATCGCCCGCTACGACCAGGCGAAGCTCGACCGGCTCCTGCTCGACCCCGGCATCGTGCGCAACCGGCTCAAGATCTCCTCGACGGTGAAGAACGCGCGGGCGTTCCTCGCGGTGCGCGAGGAGTTCGGCACGTTCGACGCGTACCTGTGGCAGTGGGTCGACGGCACCCCGGTCGTCCACCGCCGCGGTCCCGCGGTCCCGCCGCCGGCGAGCACCGAGCTGTCGGACCGGATCTCGAAGGACCTCAAGCGCCGCGGCTTCACCTTCGTCGGCACCACGATCGTCTACGCGTACCTGCAGGCGGTCGGCGTCGTCGACGACCACGTGACGGGCTGCACCGCCATCCGGTGA
- the nhaA gene encoding Na+/H+ antiporter NhaA: protein MGRGERFTPLPPRPGGSRIASVPLPYFSPGLLRFLARESGSAAVLLACTLAGLVWANVPGAGYEAFWTTETLFRAGSWEMALDLRHWLNDAAMAVFFLNIGLEISREVSVGSLRDRRTVIVPALGAVGGLVLPALLYLAFEHSGPAAAGWGVPMSTDTAFLIGILALFGPRCPDQLRLFLLTLAIVDDIGAITVMAVFYTDHVSVLALVIAAGLVVVLLLLRWTGVWQLAPYVLVGLALWVAVFSSGVHPTLAGVLVGLIVPTVQRDPHAHDRLRFYGRAVLEHADPFRARLATAAARATVPAGDRLQDAVHPLSAFVVVPLFGMANAGVRLDWEILRGSLTSGVTIGVFVALVLGNAVGISVITGVALRTGLGELPGRVRYGHLIGGAVLAGIGFTISLFLTDLAFTQESLRTDAKIGVLAGSLVAAVLGSVLLRYLGERLPLCSIDTAAGPPPLPSGPWRDPTLA, encoded by the coding sequence ATGGGCCGCGGCGAGCGCTTCACCCCGCTGCCGCCCCGGCCCGGCGGCAGCCGCATCGCGTCCGTGCCGCTGCCCTACTTCTCCCCCGGGCTGCTGCGCTTCCTCGCCCGCGAGTCCGGCAGCGCCGCCGTGCTGCTGGCCTGCACGCTGGCGGGACTGGTGTGGGCCAACGTCCCCGGCGCGGGCTACGAGGCGTTCTGGACCACCGAGACCCTGTTCCGGGCCGGCTCCTGGGAGATGGCGCTGGACCTGCGGCACTGGCTCAACGACGCGGCGATGGCGGTGTTCTTCCTCAACATCGGCCTCGAGATCAGCCGCGAGGTCTCGGTCGGCTCGCTGCGCGACCGGCGGACGGTGATCGTGCCCGCGCTCGGCGCGGTCGGCGGGCTGGTCCTGCCCGCGCTGCTCTACCTCGCGTTCGAGCACAGCGGCCCGGCGGCGGCGGGCTGGGGCGTCCCGATGTCCACCGACACGGCGTTCCTGATCGGCATCCTCGCGCTGTTCGGCCCGCGCTGCCCCGACCAGCTGCGACTGTTCCTGCTCACGCTCGCGATCGTCGACGACATCGGCGCGATCACCGTGATGGCCGTCTTCTACACCGACCACGTGTCGGTGCTCGCGCTGGTGATCGCGGCCGGCCTCGTCGTGGTGCTCCTGCTGCTGCGCTGGACCGGGGTGTGGCAGCTCGCGCCGTACGTGCTGGTCGGGCTGGCGCTGTGGGTGGCGGTGTTCTCCTCCGGGGTGCATCCGACACTGGCCGGGGTCCTGGTGGGGCTGATCGTGCCCACGGTGCAACGCGACCCGCACGCGCACGACCGGCTGCGGTTCTACGGGCGCGCGGTGCTCGAGCACGCCGACCCGTTCCGCGCACGGCTGGCCACGGCCGCGGCGCGGGCCACGGTGCCGGCCGGGGACCGGCTGCAGGACGCGGTGCACCCGCTGAGCGCGTTCGTCGTGGTGCCGCTGTTCGGGATGGCGAACGCCGGGGTCCGGCTGGACTGGGAGATCCTGCGCGGCTCGCTGACCTCCGGCGTGACGATCGGGGTGTTCGTCGCGCTGGTCCTCGGTAACGCGGTCGGTATCTCGGTGATCACCGGTGTCGCGTTGCGGACGGGGCTGGGCGAGCTGCCGGGCCGGGTCCGCTACGGGCACCTGATCGGCGGCGCCGTGCTGGCCGGGATCGGGTTCACCATCTCGCTGTTCCTGACCGATCTCGCGTTCACGCAGGAGAGCCTGCGCACCGACGCCAAGATCGGCGTGCTGGCCGGGTCATTGGTGGCCGCCGTGCTGGGCTCGGTGCTGCTGCGCTACCTCGGCGAGCGGCTGCCGCTGTGCTCGATCGACACGGCCGCCGGTCCGCCGCCGCTGCCGTCCGGCCCGTGGCGGGACCCGACGCTGGCCTGA
- a CDS encoding DsbA family protein, which yields MTQRGAATETVNLDRHCYGPVDAPITVVEYGDFECPYCGAAAPVLRRLVDAADDRVRLIFRHFPLFQKHPFALTAALAAEAAGDRFWSMHDLLFAHQDRLTDADLARYAAELGVDGAVGEPAQALRPAVEADYAAGGADGVRGTPTLFVDGRLYTGRAELAALRSALGLRR from the coding sequence ATGACACAGCGGGGCGCCGCCACCGAGACGGTCAACCTCGACCGGCACTGCTACGGGCCCGTGGACGCGCCCATCACGGTCGTCGAGTACGGGGACTTCGAATGCCCCTACTGCGGTGCCGCGGCGCCGGTGCTGCGCCGGCTCGTCGACGCCGCGGACGACCGCGTCCGGCTGATCTTCCGGCACTTCCCGCTGTTCCAGAAGCACCCGTTCGCCCTCACCGCCGCACTGGCCGCCGAGGCCGCCGGTGACCGGTTCTGGTCGATGCACGACCTGCTGTTCGCCCACCAGGACCGGCTCACCGACGCCGACCTCGCCCGCTACGCCGCCGAGCTCGGCGTGGACGGCGCGGTGGGCGAACCGGCCCAGGCGCTGCGGCCCGCGGTCGAAGCCGACTACGCGGCGGGCGGCGCGGACGGGGTGCGCGGCACGCCGACGCTGTTCGTCGACGGCCGCCTCTACACCGGGCGCGCGGAGCTCGCCGCGCTGCGCAGCGCGCTCGGCCTGCGCCGCTGA